In Procambarus clarkii isolate CNS0578487 chromosome 74, FALCON_Pclarkii_2.0, whole genome shotgun sequence, one DNA window encodes the following:
- the LOC138356872 gene encoding putative uncharacterized protein FLJ45035 → MSFTATYPLTISFTTINPLTISFTTINPLTISFTTINPLTISFTTINPLTISFTTINPLTISFTTINPLTISFTTINPLTISFTTINPLTISFTTINPLTISFTTINPLTISFTTINPLTISFTTINPFTISFTTINPLTISFTTINPFTISFTTINPFTISFTTINPLTISFTTINPLTISFTTINPLTMSSNTINPFTMSSTTINPFTISFTTINPLTISFSTINPLTISFTTINPLTMSSTTSSPH, encoded by the coding sequence ATGTCTTTCACCGCCACCTACCCCTTGACCatctccttcaccaccatcaaccCCTTAACTatctccttcaccaccatcaaccCCTTGACCatctccttcaccaccatcaaccCCTTAACTatctccttcaccaccatcaaccCCTTAACCatctccttcaccaccatcaaccCCTTAACTatctccttcaccaccatcaaccCCTTGACCatctccttcaccaccatcaaccCCTTGACCatctccttcaccaccatcaaccCCTTAACTatctccttcaccaccatcaaccCCTTGACCatctccttcaccaccatcaaccCCTTAACTatctccttcaccaccatcaaccCCTTAACTatctccttcaccaccatcaaccCCTTTACCatctccttcaccaccatcaaccCCTTAACTatctccttcaccaccatcaaccCCTTTACCatctccttcaccaccatcaaccCCTTTACCatctccttcaccaccatcaaccCCTTAACTatctccttcaccaccatcaaccCCTTAACTatctccttcaccaccatcaaccCCTTAACCATGTCCTCCAACACCATCAACCCCTTTACCatgtcctccaccaccatcaacccctTTACCatctccttcaccaccatcaaccCCTTAACCATCTCCTTCTCCACCATCAACCCCTTAACTATCTCCTTCACCACTATCAACCCCTTAACCATGTCCTCCACCACCTCTTCCCCCCATTAA
- the LOC123750035 gene encoding clumping factor A-like: MFDSDPPTRAMFDSDQPTRAMFDSDPPTKAIRPTDDDNCGLPDGRPTDDDNCGLPDGRPTDDDNCGLPDGRPTDDDNCGLPDGRPTDDDNCGLPDGRPTDDDNCGLPDGRSTDDDNADTKTDDDNADTKTDDDNADTKTDDDNADTKTDDDNADTKTDDDNADTKTDDDNADTKTDDDNADTKTDDDNADTKTDDDNADTKTDDDNADTKTDDDKCGQPEDAAIGSTTQRKQEY, encoded by the exons ATGTTTGACTCAGACCCGCCCACAAGGGCCATGTTTGACTCAGACCAGCCCACAAGGGCTATGTTTGACTCAGACCCGCCCACAAAGGCCAT ACGCCCCACGGACGACGACAACTGCGGACTCCCAGACGGACGCCCCACGGACGATGACAACTGCGGACTCCCAGACGGACGCCCCACGGACGACGACAACTGCGGACTCCCAGACGGACGCCCCACGGACGACGACAACTGCGGACTCCCAGACGGACGCCCCACGGACGACGACAACTGCGGACTCCCAGACGGACGCCCCACGGACGACGACAACTGCGGACTCCCAGACGGACGCTCCACGGACGACGACAATGCAGACACCAAGACGGACGACGACAATGCAGACACCAAGACGGACGACGACAATGCAGACACCAAGACGGACGACGACAATGCAGACACCAAGACGGACGACGACAATGCAGACACCAAGACGGACGACGACAATGCAGACACCAAGACGGACGACGACAATGCAGACACCAAGACGGACGACGACAATGCAGACACCAAGACGGACGACGACAATGCAGACACCAAGACGGACGACGACAATGCAGACACCAAGACGGACGACGACAATGCAGACACCAAGACGGACGACGACAAATGCGGACAACCAGAAGACGCTGCCATTGGTTCCACAACACAAAGAAAGCAGGAATACTGA